The window TCGTCGCCGACCTGCTCGACGATGCCCGCGGCCTCGTGGCCGAGCAGGTACGGGTAGTCGTCGCCGATCCCGCCCTCGCGGTAGTGGAGGTCGGTGTGGCACACGCCGCAGGTCAGCACCCTGACGACCGCCTCGCCCGGACCCGCGTCGGGCACGTTGACCGTGACCTTCTCGACGGGTGCGCCCTTGCTGCGCGCGATGATCCCCTGGACCTGCTGAGGCACGTGACCTCTCCCTTCGCTCGTGACCGGCACGGCGTACGCCCGACGGTCGAGTCATCGTAGGGCGCCCGTCCGGACCCCTCATCCCTTACCTTGGTGGCCGACGTCGCCCAGGCCGGCCGAGGAGGGGTGTGAGCACCGACCAGCTGGTCGCGCGCGCCGGGTCGGCGCTGCTGGGCGACGTGGTGATCCTCGTCCGCGACACCCTCACGGTCTTCGTCCGACTCTTCCCCCAGATCATGGCCGTCTGGCTGCTCGGCTGGCTCGGGGACGCGGTCGCCCTCCGGGTCGCCTCGATCGTGGGCGACGAGAGCGGCTGGGGCGCCGTGGTCGTCTTCTCCGCCAGCTTCCTCTTCACCCTCGTCGCGATCGTCGTCATCCTCCGGCTCTGCGGGGAGGAGCTCGGCATCCGCGCGCTCATCCCGCGCGAGGAGGGCGTGGCCACCGACGACCGGGACAGCAGCCTCAGCCGGCTCGTGGCGGTCACGCTGCTGCCGTTCCTCGGCCTCTACTCCGCCTTCGGGCTCGTCGACCAGCAGGCCGGGCGGCTCGCGAACGACCAGTTCTTCCGCAACGGCATCCTTCAGGGCGGCCCGTCCGTCCTCAACTCGGTCCGCGGGCTCGCGACCGAGCACCCGTGGTGGATGGTCGGGGTGCTCGTCGGTCTGTACGCGCTGCGCCGCCTCGTCGACCACCTGCACGAACGGACCGGGGTCGGCCTGCTCGGGATCATGACCGCCGTCGTGGAGTCGTTCTTCATCCTCGTGGTGATCTTCGGCGGGTTCGTCCTGCTGCGGCGCCCGAGGGACTGGCTGGCGGACCGCCAGCTCTTCGCCTGGTTCGACGCCGCCGGCCGCGCCGTGGAACGCACCCTCGCCGCGCTCCACCTCCAGCTCCCGGAGCTGCTGGGACGCTTCGCCGGCTTCCTCGCCGACCCGGTCTGGCCGATGTTCTGGACCGTCGTCTCCCAGCCGATCATCTGGCTCGCGGTCGCCGCGCTCGTCTACGGCTCCCAGGTCCTCTCGCTCGCCGACCTGTGGCGTCGCGGCAAGCCGGCGGCCGCGCGCGTCGTCGGGGCGTCGCGCTTCGACCGACGCGGCGACAAGCGCGCCCTGCGACCCGCGACCCCGCCCGGCGTCGCACGGGTGGGCAGCGAGGTGCGCGAGGCGTTCCTGGGCGACCTCGACGACAAGTACCTGCCGACCTTCCATTCGCTCCGTCTCGTCCTCGGCGCCGGGGCGGGCTTCCTCGGCGCGTTCGTGCTCGTCTACACCGCGGTGGTCGTGGCGCAGGACTCCGTGCAGCGGCTCTACCTGACGGTCCTCGGCGGCCACGACATCGACTTCTGGTACCGCGCCGGCCCGCTCCTCGACCTCGTCGACAACCTGCCCTGGGAGCCGTTGCGGCTCTGCCTCCTCGCCGTCGCCTTCCGCCGCTGCCTCGAGCTGTTCCAGCAGCGCACGGCCCGGGCCACCCAGCCGTCCCCGGCGCCCGCACCGGCCGAGGTCGCCGCGTGAGCCGGGCCCGGCTGGTGTCGGCGATCCTGGCCATCCTGCTCGTCACGGTCGCCGCGGTCGCCCAGCGCCTGGGCGACCCCGCCAGCGCGTACGAGGTGGTGCGCGCGCCGCTCGAGCAACCCGTGGCGTACGGGTCGGGGCAGGTCCGGGTGAGCGACGTCCGGGTCGGCACCGAGGTCCGCGAGGGTGACGACCGCACCCCGACGCAGGGGATGTTCGTCGTGGTCAACGTCGCGGTGCGCGCCACCGGCCGCGACGTGGTCACCGTCGCCAGCAGCCAGCTCCGGGCGGAGAACGGCATGACCTACCTGCCGGCGTTCAGCGGGCTCGTCAAGGCGGACCCGGGCTTCGAGACGGCCCGCGACCTCGTGTTCGAGGTCGACCCCGCCCGCATCGACGACCTGACCCTCGAGCTGTGGGACCAGGGGCTCGTCTACCGCTACTACCAGCGCACCCAGACCCCGCTCGGGATCACCGCGGACAACGCCGGAGCGTGGGTCGCGGCGGGCACGGGACGTTCCGTGGTCGCCGTGCGGGACGACGTGACGACGGGTCTGTCGTGAGCGCGCCCCTCCTCCCGCCGCGGACCCGTACGCCGGGGTCACGCCTGCCTCCGGCCCGCGTGCGCGCCTGGCTCGTGGCGGCGATCGCCGCGCTGCTGGTGCTGATCTACCTCAGCGTCGAGCTGACCTACTCCTCCACGCACCTCGACCCGCCTCGCTACACCCCGGTCGAGCCGGGGGAGGTCGGGCACGGGAAGAGCGCAGACTTCCGGCTGCTCTCGCTGCGGCAGACCGAGCGGTGGGGCCAGCAGTCCGGGGGTGAGCCGGGTGCGCCCGACCCCGGCTCCGTGTGGGTCGTGGCCGAGCTCGAGGTCACCCCGCGCCAGCGCGAGGACTACCTGCTCTGCTCGCTCCACCTGGTCTCGACCGACGGCCGTTCCTGGGACTCCGCCTTCGGCGCACCGACGCACGAGGGCGAGTCCTGCGCCCCCGACCCGGAGAACGTGGAGCTCGGCACCACGTACCCCTTCGTCCTGGGCTTCCAGGTCCCGGCGACCGAGGCGGACCACCTGGCCGGGCTCGCGGTGGACATGTTCAGCTGGCGTTCCTACCCGCTGCTGCGCCCGGCTGCTTGATCACCGCCCCTTGAGACGACGAGCTCCGGGGGAACGCTCCCTGAGCCTGTCGAAGGGCCACGCAGTGGTCAGCGTTCTCCACGCGGCAACGGCCAACCTCTCCGAGGCCCTTCGACAAGCTCAGGGAGCGTTCTCGGGGTTGCCGCTCAGTACTTGCTGTCCGCCAACACTTCCAGCGGCAGGATCATCGTCGACGCCTTG of the Microlunatus antarcticus genome contains:
- a CDS encoding DUF4352 domain-containing protein, whose product is MSRARLVSAILAILLVTVAAVAQRLGDPASAYEVVRAPLEQPVAYGSGQVRVSDVRVGTEVREGDDRTPTQGMFVVVNVAVRATGRDVVTVASSQLRAENGMTYLPAFSGLVKADPGFETARDLVFEVDPARIDDLTLELWDQGLVYRYYQRTQTPLGITADNAGAWVAAGTGRSVVAVRDDVTTGLS